One region of Brachybacterium saurashtrense genomic DNA includes:
- a CDS encoding DUF721 domain-containing protein encodes MTGHGGARRGGGPDRPRLANPYGLSTWAGSDPSAPGGAPPADPGPATPAERASTGDRPARPGRPVRDVRRGAADRAEPPGLDAPARGPSGAGPSDPARSGEEPEILFDPPELPAPPDPFELARRTVNRSRAAARDRGLFPISAKTQARDVRDRSGRAPGYSGSRPDPRDPQGIESVLKKVLGNLGWNAGMSTGRVLDEWDDIVGERLAVHCRPVSFEDGVLVVSASSSAWASQLRMLTPQLITTIEERVGAHVISELKVTGPAAAERSWKKGRRTVTWRGPRDTYG; translated from the coding sequence ATGACCGGGCACGGGGGTGCGCGCCGCGGCGGGGGCCCGGACCGTCCACGGCTCGCCAATCCCTACGGGCTGTCCACCTGGGCCGGGTCGGACCCGTCGGCGCCGGGCGGTGCACCGCCTGCTGACCCCGGCCCTGCGACCCCGGCGGAGCGCGCCTCCACGGGGGACCGGCCGGCGCGGCCGGGCCGGCCGGTCCGTGACGTGCGCCGGGGCGCCGCGGACCGCGCCGAGCCTCCGGGCCTCGACGCCCCTGCGCGCGGACCGTCGGGCGCCGGCCCCTCGGATCCCGCGCGCTCCGGCGAGGAGCCGGAGATCCTGTTCGATCCGCCGGAGCTGCCGGCCCCGCCGGATCCCTTCGAGCTCGCGCGCCGCACCGTGAACCGCTCGCGCGCCGCCGCTCGCGACCGCGGGCTCTTCCCGATCTCCGCGAAGACGCAGGCCAGGGACGTGCGCGACCGGTCCGGCCGGGCGCCCGGCTACTCCGGCTCGCGGCCCGACCCGCGGGACCCGCAGGGCATCGAGAGCGTGCTGAAGAAGGTGCTGGGGAACCTGGGCTGGAACGCCGGGATGAGCACCGGGCGGGTGCTGGACGAGTGGGACGACATCGTGGGCGAGCGCCTGGCCGTGCACTGCCGTCCCGTCTCCTTCGAGGACGGCGTGCTGGTGGTCAGCGCCTCCTCCTCCGCCTGGGCCTCTCAGCTGCGGATGCTCACCCCGCAGCTGATCACCACCATCGAGGAGCGGGTGGGGGCGCATGTGATCTCCGAGCTCAAGGTCACCGGCCCGGCCGCCGCCGAGCGCAGCTGGAAGAAGGGCCGCCGCACCGTGACCTGGCGCGGCCCCCGCGACACCTATGGCTGA
- the ribD gene encoding bifunctional diaminohydroxyphosphoribosylaminopyrimidine deaminase/5-amino-6-(5-phosphoribosylamino)uracil reductase RibD: protein MLQDVEHRALARALEIAADPAVPLGPNPRVGCVLLDPHGTVLAEGHHRGAGTAHAEADALTAARAASAPLAGATAVVTLEPCAHTGRTGPCADALIEAGVGRVVIARTDPNPVAAGGIARLRAAGLDVELAIPEDLAAAAAALNRGWEHGLAHERPLVTAKIALSLDGRAAAADGTSQWLTGAAAREEVHLLRTTCDAVLVGTGTARADHPTLTARRPDGTLHPRQPLRAVMGTSEAPPLPAIDGAGEVLPLRTRDPSVALATLFTRGVRHVLLEGGPTLAAAFLRAGCVDELIVHLAPTLLGGGRPAVADLGITTLADRLDLDLVDIAPMPTPSCPTDLRLTLRPRTA, encoded by the coding sequence ATGCTGCAGGACGTCGAGCACCGGGCGCTGGCCCGCGCCCTCGAGATCGCGGCCGATCCGGCCGTGCCGCTGGGCCCGAATCCCCGTGTGGGCTGCGTGCTGCTGGACCCGCACGGCACGGTCCTGGCCGAGGGGCACCACCGCGGCGCCGGCACCGCACACGCCGAGGCCGACGCGCTGACCGCGGCCCGCGCCGCCTCCGCCCCGCTCGCCGGCGCCACCGCCGTGGTCACCCTGGAGCCCTGCGCGCACACGGGCCGCACCGGCCCCTGCGCGGACGCCCTGATCGAGGCCGGCGTCGGCCGTGTGGTGATCGCCCGCACCGACCCCAACCCGGTCGCCGCCGGCGGTATCGCGCGCCTGCGCGCCGCGGGGCTCGACGTGGAGCTCGCGATCCCGGAGGATCTCGCGGCGGCCGCCGCGGCCCTGAACCGCGGCTGGGAGCACGGCCTGGCGCACGAGCGCCCCCTGGTCACGGCCAAGATCGCGCTGAGCCTCGACGGCCGCGCGGCCGCCGCCGACGGCACCAGCCAGTGGCTCACCGGCGCCGCCGCCCGCGAGGAGGTGCACCTGCTGCGCACCACCTGCGATGCCGTGCTGGTGGGCACCGGCACCGCCCGGGCGGACCACCCCACGCTCACCGCGCGCCGTCCCGACGGCACCCTCCACCCCCGCCAGCCGCTGCGGGCCGTGATGGGCACCTCGGAGGCGCCCCCGCTGCCAGCGATCGACGGCGCCGGGGAGGTGCTGCCTCTACGCACCCGCGACCCCTCGGTCGCGCTCGCCACCCTGTTCACGCGCGGCGTGCGCCATGTGCTGCTGGAGGGAGGCCCCACCCTCGCGGCCGCGTTCCTGCGCGCGGGCTGCGTGGACGAGCTGATCGTCCATCTCGCCCCCACCCTGCTGGGCGGCGGGCGTCCCGCCGTGGCGGATCTGGGGATCACCACCCTCGCCGACCGGCTCGACCTCGATCTCGTGGACATCGCGCCGATGCCCACCCCGTCCTGCCCCACGGACCTCCGCCTCACCCTCCGTCCCCGCACCGCCTGA
- a CDS encoding riboflavin synthase, whose amino-acid sequence MFTGIVEELGTVESLTPGADPARLRIRSPRVLEGIALGDSIAVSGCCLTVTAVEGEVWSADVIATTLAATSLGDLAPGDRVNLERCVRADGRLDGHIVQGHVDGVGQVRGREESAGTTLLRLALPEGLARYVVDKGSLAVDGVSLTVAAIDGDEVTIGLIPETLERTTLGRRAVGDRVNLEVDVLAKYVEKLAGGLLPGTGAAR is encoded by the coding sequence ATGTTCACCGGAATCGTCGAAGAGCTCGGCACCGTCGAGTCCCTCACCCCCGGCGCCGACCCCGCCCGCCTGAGGATCCGCTCCCCGCGCGTGCTCGAGGGCATCGCGCTGGGTGACTCGATCGCCGTGAGCGGCTGCTGCCTCACGGTCACCGCCGTGGAGGGCGAGGTGTGGAGCGCGGACGTCATCGCCACCACCCTCGCCGCCACCTCCCTGGGGGACCTCGCCCCCGGGGACCGCGTCAACCTCGAGCGCTGCGTGCGCGCCGACGGACGCCTGGACGGGCACATCGTGCAGGGCCACGTCGACGGCGTCGGTCAGGTGCGCGGCCGCGAGGAGAGCGCCGGCACCACCCTGCTGCGCCTGGCGCTGCCCGAGGGTCTGGCCCGCTACGTGGTGGACAAGGGCTCCCTCGCCGTGGACGGCGTGAGCCTCACCGTGGCCGCGATCGACGGTGACGAGGTGACCATCGGCCTCATCCCGGAGACCCTCGAGCGCACCACCCTGGGGCGTCGCGCCGTGGGGGACCGCGTGAACCTCGAGGTGGACGTGCTGGCCAAGTACGTCGAGAAGCTCGCCGGGGGCCTGCTGCCCGGAACGGGGGCCGCGCGATGA
- the ribB gene encoding 3,4-dihydroxy-2-butanone-4-phosphate synthase: protein MSTPANAPGGAGPAAPTAGLRLDPVEDALAAIAAGRPVVVVDDEDRENEGDLILAASAATEELIGFAVRHSSGLLCAPMSAARADALELPLMVRQNADPLRTAYTVSVDAAVGGTTGISAADRARTLRVLAGEDTVPADLVRPGHVLPLRAKPGGVLERRGHTEAAVDLTRLAGLPAVGMIVELVHDAGDMMRGPALREFADRHGLPMISIEALAVHRRRHDPPALAFTAPVPLPTEHGTFQALAVREGTAEHLVLVRGDVTTAEPVLTRVHSECVTGDVFGSRRCDCGPQLQESLARIDAAGRGVLILLRGHEGRGIGLVEKLRAYALQDAGRDTVEANLDLGLPVDARSFAAVPGILAHLSVGAVDLLTHNPEKAHALVGGGVEVAATSPLTPHPTPENLGYLTTKRDRLGHRLVGLPHTPAPTPTNGDPS from the coding sequence ATGAGCACCCCCGCGAACGCGCCGGGCGGCGCCGGTCCCGCGGCCCCGACCGCCGGGCTGCGCCTGGACCCCGTCGAGGACGCGCTCGCGGCGATCGCCGCCGGCCGCCCCGTGGTGGTGGTCGACGACGAGGACCGCGAGAACGAGGGCGACCTGATCCTCGCCGCCTCCGCGGCGACCGAGGAGCTGATCGGCTTCGCGGTGCGCCACTCGAGCGGTCTGCTGTGCGCGCCGATGAGCGCGGCGCGGGCCGACGCCCTCGAGCTGCCGCTGATGGTGCGGCAGAACGCCGACCCCCTGCGCACCGCCTACACCGTGAGCGTGGACGCGGCCGTAGGCGGGACCACCGGCATCAGCGCCGCCGACCGCGCCCGCACCCTGCGCGTGCTCGCCGGGGAGGACACCGTGCCCGCGGACCTGGTGCGCCCCGGCCACGTGCTCCCGCTGCGGGCGAAGCCCGGCGGGGTTCTCGAGCGGCGCGGCCATACCGAGGCCGCCGTGGACCTCACCCGCCTGGCCGGCCTGCCGGCGGTGGGGATGATCGTCGAGCTCGTGCACGACGCCGGGGACATGATGCGCGGCCCCGCCCTGCGGGAGTTCGCCGACCGCCACGGCCTGCCGATGATCTCCATCGAGGCCCTGGCCGTGCACCGTCGGCGCCACGACCCGCCCGCGCTGGCGTTCACCGCGCCGGTGCCGCTGCCCACCGAGCACGGCACCTTCCAGGCCCTGGCCGTGCGCGAGGGCACCGCCGAGCACCTGGTGCTGGTGCGCGGGGACGTCACCACCGCCGAGCCGGTGCTCACCCGGGTCCACTCCGAGTGCGTGACCGGGGACGTGTTCGGCTCGCGGCGCTGCGACTGCGGCCCGCAGCTGCAGGAGTCCCTGGCCCGCATCGACGCGGCCGGGCGCGGGGTGTTGATCCTGCTGCGCGGCCACGAGGGCCGCGGCATCGGCCTGGTCGAGAAGCTGCGCGCCTACGCCCTGCAGGACGCCGGCCGCGACACCGTCGAGGCGAACCTCGACCTGGGCCTGCCGGTGGACGCCCGCTCCTTCGCCGCGGTGCCGGGGATCCTCGCGCACCTGAGCGTGGGTGCGGTGGACCTGCTCACCCACAACCCGGAGAAGGCGCACGCCCTGGTGGGCGGCGGCGTCGAGGTGGCCGCGACCTCCCCGCTCACCCCCCACCCCACCCCGGAGAACCTCGGCTACCTCACCACCAAGCGGGACCGGCTGGGCCACCGCCTCGTCGGCCTCCCGCACACCCCCGCACCCACCCCCACGAACGGAGACCCCTCATGA
- the ribH gene encoding 6,7-dimethyl-8-ribityllumazine synthase: protein MSGHGSPTAPIPHQPGTRLAIVAASWHEQVMDGLLAGALRAAAEAGIDEPTVVRAPGSFELPVLADALARDHDAVVALGVVIRGGTPHFEYVCAAATDGLARVALDHGTPLGFGLLTCDDEQQALDRSGLPGSREDKGHEAAAAALTTAHVLSGLSAPGSAGTSGR, encoded by the coding sequence ATGAGCGGCCACGGAAGCCCCACCGCCCCGATCCCGCACCAGCCCGGCACGCGCCTCGCGATCGTCGCCGCCTCCTGGCACGAGCAGGTGATGGACGGCCTGCTCGCCGGCGCCCTGCGCGCGGCGGCGGAGGCCGGCATCGACGAGCCCACCGTGGTGCGGGCCCCCGGCTCCTTCGAGCTGCCGGTGCTCGCCGACGCCCTCGCCCGCGATCACGACGCGGTCGTGGCGCTCGGCGTGGTGATCCGCGGCGGCACCCCGCACTTCGAGTACGTGTGCGCGGCGGCGACCGACGGCCTCGCCCGGGTGGCGCTCGACCACGGCACACCGCTCGGTTTCGGCCTCCTCACCTGCGACGACGAGCAGCAGGCGCTGGATCGGTCCGGGCTTCCCGGCTCCCGGGAGGACAAGGGCCACGAGGCCGCCGCCGCGGCGCTGACCACGGCGCACGTGCTCTCCGGGCTCTCCGCGCCGGGATCCGCGGGCACCTCCGGGCGCTGA
- the gyrB gene encoding DNA topoisomerase (ATP-hydrolyzing) subunit B, producing MSDSDRPMPAQDVPGGIPDPSSGAADAVPPAAATTAGERAAQAPTHYDASDITVLEGLEAVRKRPGMYIGSTGERGLHHMVQEIVDNSVDEAMAGHGDTIEVTLLADGGVRCVDHARGIPVAMHPTENKPAVELVLTVLHAGGKFGGGGYAVSGGLHGVGSSVVNALSIRMEVEIRRDGHVWRQAYSRGVPEAPLEKGEETSETGTTITFWADGEIFDTTDYDFETLRKRFQQMAFLNKGLRISLTDERAEETDEAEADLVDVERAEEEGDAASGPRTVSYLYERGLQDFVEFINTAKRAEVIHPEIISFESEDTDAQISVEVAMQWTGAYSESVHTYANTINTHEGGTHEEGFRSSLTSIVNRYGRAQGLLKEKDANLTGEDIREGLTAVISVKLGEPQFEGQTKTKLGNTIARTFMVKVMTDQLTDWFGSHPAEAKSIVMKGQAAAAAREAARKARDATRRKSPLETGGMPGKLRDCSSRNPAESEIFIVEGDSAGGSAVSGRDPRTQAILPIRGKILNVEKARLDRALDNQEVRSLITAFGTGIGEDFDATKLRYHKIVLMADADVDGQHIVTLLLTLLFRYMRPLIELGHVFIAMPPLYRLKWSNAPHEYVFSDEERTERLEAGRAAGRRIPKDNGIQRYKGLGEMDWKELQSTTMDPASRTLKQVTVDEAADADTIFSVLMGDDVESRRRFIQENAKDVRFLDI from the coding sequence GTGAGCGACAGCGACCGCCCCATGCCCGCACAGGACGTGCCCGGAGGCATCCCGGATCCGTCCTCAGGAGCGGCCGACGCCGTCCCGCCCGCAGCCGCCACCACCGCCGGTGAGCGCGCCGCCCAGGCGCCCACCCACTACGACGCCTCGGACATCACCGTCCTCGAGGGCCTCGAGGCGGTGCGCAAGCGCCCCGGCATGTACATCGGCTCCACCGGGGAGCGCGGCCTGCACCACATGGTCCAGGAGATCGTCGACAACTCCGTGGACGAGGCGATGGCCGGCCACGGCGACACCATCGAGGTGACCCTGCTGGCCGACGGCGGCGTGCGCTGCGTGGACCACGCCCGCGGCATCCCCGTCGCGATGCACCCCACCGAGAACAAGCCCGCCGTGGAGCTGGTGCTCACCGTGCTGCACGCCGGCGGCAAGTTCGGCGGCGGCGGCTACGCCGTCTCCGGTGGCCTGCACGGCGTGGGCTCCTCCGTGGTCAACGCCCTCTCCATCCGGATGGAGGTGGAGATCCGCCGCGACGGCCACGTGTGGCGTCAGGCCTACTCCCGCGGCGTGCCCGAGGCCCCGCTGGAGAAGGGGGAGGAGACCTCCGAGACCGGCACCACCATCACCTTCTGGGCCGACGGCGAGATCTTCGACACCACCGACTACGACTTCGAGACGCTGCGCAAGCGGTTCCAGCAGATGGCCTTCCTCAACAAGGGCCTGCGCATCTCGCTCACCGACGAGCGCGCCGAGGAGACCGACGAGGCCGAGGCGGATCTGGTGGACGTGGAGCGCGCCGAGGAGGAGGGCGACGCCGCCTCCGGCCCCCGCACCGTCAGCTACCTGTACGAGCGCGGCCTGCAGGACTTCGTCGAGTTCATCAACACCGCCAAGCGGGCCGAGGTGATCCACCCCGAGATCATCTCCTTCGAGTCCGAGGACACCGACGCCCAGATCTCCGTCGAGGTCGCGATGCAGTGGACCGGCGCCTACTCCGAGTCCGTGCACACCTACGCCAACACCATCAACACCCACGAGGGCGGCACTCACGAGGAGGGCTTCCGCTCCTCGCTCACCTCGATCGTGAACCGGTACGGCCGCGCCCAGGGGCTGCTGAAGGAGAAGGACGCCAACCTCACCGGCGAGGACATCCGCGAGGGCCTCACCGCGGTGATCTCGGTGAAGCTCGGCGAGCCGCAGTTCGAGGGGCAGACCAAGACCAAGCTCGGCAACACCATCGCCCGCACCTTCATGGTCAAGGTGATGACGGACCAGCTCACCGACTGGTTCGGCTCCCACCCCGCCGAGGCGAAGTCCATCGTGATGAAGGGCCAGGCGGCGGCCGCCGCCCGTGAGGCCGCCCGCAAGGCCCGCGACGCGACCCGCCGGAAGTCCCCGCTGGAGACGGGCGGCATGCCGGGCAAGCTGCGCGACTGCTCCTCCCGCAATCCCGCCGAGTCCGAGATCTTCATCGTGGAGGGCGACTCGGCCGGCGGCTCCGCCGTCTCCGGCCGCGACCCCCGCACCCAGGCGATCCTGCCCATCCGCGGCAAGATCCTCAACGTCGAGAAGGCACGACTGGACCGCGCCCTGGACAACCAGGAAGTGCGCTCCCTGATCACCGCCTTCGGCACCGGCATCGGCGAGGACTTCGACGCCACCAAGCTGCGCTACCACAAGATCGTGCTGATGGCCGATGCGGACGTGGACGGCCAGCACATCGTCACCCTGCTGCTCACGCTGCTGTTCCGCTACATGCGGCCGCTGATCGAGCTGGGCCACGTGTTCATCGCGATGCCGCCGCTGTACCGCCTGAAGTGGTCCAACGCGCCGCACGAGTACGTGTTCAGCGACGAGGAGCGCACCGAGCGCCTCGAGGCCGGCCGCGCCGCCGGGCGCCGCATCCCCAAGGACAACGGCATCCAGCGCTACAAGGGCCTGGGCGAGATGGACTGGAAGGAGCTGCAGTCCACCACCATGGACCCGGCCAGCCGCACCCTGAAGCAGGTCACGGTCGACGAGGCCGCGGACGCGGACACCATCTTCTCCGTGCTGATGGGCGACGACGTCGAGTCGCGCCGCCGCTTCATCCAGGAGAACGCCAAGGACGTCCGCTTCCTCGACATCTGA
- the gyrA gene encoding DNA gyrase subunit A → MSDTPQDPTTPDETPQSGTPQSEQAPTPAEAGGRGAQETPEGASEISAEEAASRTVTLVDPLDEGEVDRITQIDLNHEMQRSYLDYAMSVIVSRALPDVRDGLKPVHRRIVYAMFDGGYRPDRSFSKCAKVVGEVMGNYHPHGDSAIYDAMVRLVQPWSMRYPLILGQGNFGSAGDDGAAAPRYTECKMAPLAMELVRDIEQDTVDMQGNYDNTVDEPTVLPARFPNLLVNGSAGIAVGMATNIPPHNLREVADAVQWLLRNHEATKPELLEACMERIKGPDFPSGATIVGTSGIEDAYRTGRGSITQRAVVSTEEINGRMALVVTELPYQVNPDTLARKIAEMVKLGKIQGIADITDETSGRTGQRLVITLKRDAVAKVVLNNLYKHTQLQENFSANMLALAGGVPRTLSIDSFVREWTKHQIDVIVRRTTYRLRKAEEQIHIFRGYLKALDALDEVIALIRRSPDVDEARTGLMDLLAIDEIQANAILAMQLRRLAALERQKIIEEHDRLQALIEEYTAILADPQKQRDIVSEELAEIVDRYGDDRRTRILPHAGDMAMEDLIPEEDVVVTITRGGYVKRTREDQYRAQKRGGKGVRGASLREDDVVEHFFTTTTHRWLLFFTNQGRVYRAKGYELPEAPRDAKGQHVANLMAFQPEEHIASVLAIDSYEDAEHLVLATESGLVKKTAMTAFDSSRTGGIIAINLRDVDGPEGPQPDRVIAARAVNSEDEILLVSRNGQSVRMPADDATLRPTGRATSGVTGMKFRHDDRLLAMDVVRPDSFVVTVTDGGFAKRTSVDEYRLQGRGGLGIRVAKLPDDRGHLAGAAVVEESDELLVVMERGRVVRSKVAEVPAKGRTTMGVTFAKPDKGDRILLVTTGPESEVDETEAEAPEIVDAEPSAGAAEGAAGEDAVEISVHSGSADADGEGDVLGSEQSDASSTGDADTHEE, encoded by the coding sequence ATGAGCGACACCCCGCAGGACCCCACCACCCCCGACGAGACCCCGCAGTCCGGGACCCCGCAGTCCGAGCAGGCCCCCACCCCCGCCGAGGCGGGCGGTCGCGGCGCCCAGGAGACGCCGGAGGGTGCGAGCGAGATCTCCGCCGAGGAGGCGGCCTCCCGCACCGTCACCCTGGTGGATCCGCTCGACGAGGGCGAGGTGGACCGCATCACGCAGATCGACCTCAACCACGAGATGCAGCGCTCCTACCTCGACTACGCGATGAGCGTGATCGTCTCCCGCGCGCTGCCGGACGTGCGCGACGGCCTCAAGCCCGTGCACCGCCGCATCGTCTACGCGATGTTCGACGGCGGCTACCGCCCCGACCGCTCCTTCTCGAAGTGCGCGAAGGTGGTGGGCGAGGTGATGGGCAACTACCACCCCCACGGCGACTCCGCGATCTACGACGCGATGGTGCGCCTGGTGCAGCCGTGGTCGATGCGCTACCCGCTGATCCTGGGCCAGGGCAACTTCGGCTCCGCCGGGGACGACGGCGCCGCCGCCCCCCGGTACACCGAGTGCAAGATGGCGCCGCTGGCCATGGAGCTGGTGCGCGACATCGAGCAGGACACCGTGGACATGCAGGGCAACTACGACAACACGGTGGACGAGCCCACCGTGCTGCCCGCCCGCTTCCCGAACCTGCTGGTCAACGGCTCGGCCGGCATCGCCGTGGGCATGGCCACCAACATCCCGCCGCACAACCTGCGCGAGGTGGCGGACGCCGTGCAGTGGCTGCTGAGGAACCACGAGGCCACCAAGCCGGAGCTGCTCGAGGCCTGCATGGAGCGGATCAAGGGCCCGGACTTCCCCTCCGGCGCCACCATCGTGGGCACCTCCGGGATCGAGGACGCCTACCGCACCGGCCGCGGCTCCATCACCCAGCGCGCCGTGGTCTCCACCGAGGAGATCAACGGGCGCATGGCGCTGGTGGTCACCGAGCTGCCCTACCAGGTCAACCCGGACACCCTGGCGCGCAAGATCGCCGAGATGGTCAAGCTGGGCAAGATCCAGGGCATCGCCGACATCACCGACGAGACCTCCGGCCGCACCGGTCAGCGCCTGGTGATCACCCTCAAGCGCGACGCCGTGGCGAAGGTGGTGCTGAACAACCTCTACAAGCACACCCAGCTGCAGGAGAACTTCTCCGCGAACATGCTGGCCCTGGCCGGCGGGGTGCCGCGCACCCTCTCGATCGACTCCTTCGTGCGCGAGTGGACCAAGCACCAGATCGACGTGATCGTGCGGCGCACCACCTACCGACTGCGCAAGGCGGAGGAGCAGATCCACATCTTCCGCGGCTACCTCAAGGCGCTGGACGCGCTCGACGAGGTGATCGCGCTGATCCGCCGCTCGCCGGACGTCGACGAGGCCCGCACCGGGCTGATGGACCTGCTGGCGATCGACGAGATCCAGGCCAATGCGATCCTCGCGATGCAGCTGCGCCGCCTGGCCGCCCTGGAGCGCCAGAAGATCATCGAGGAGCACGACCGCCTGCAGGCCCTCATCGAGGAGTACACCGCGATCCTCGCCGATCCGCAGAAGCAGCGCGACATCGTCTCCGAGGAGCTCGCGGAGATCGTGGACCGCTACGGCGACGACCGCCGCACCCGGATCCTGCCGCACGCCGGCGACATGGCGATGGAGGACCTCATCCCCGAGGAGGACGTGGTCGTCACCATCACCCGCGGCGGCTACGTCAAGCGCACCCGGGAGGACCAGTACCGCGCCCAGAAGCGCGGCGGCAAGGGGGTGCGCGGCGCCTCGCTGCGCGAGGACGACGTGGTGGAGCACTTCTTCACCACCACCACCCACCGCTGGCTGCTGTTCTTCACCAACCAGGGCCGGGTCTACCGCGCCAAGGGCTACGAGCTGCCCGAGGCCCCGCGGGACGCGAAGGGCCAGCACGTGGCCAACCTGATGGCGTTCCAGCCCGAGGAGCACATCGCCTCCGTGCTCGCGATCGACTCCTACGAGGACGCCGAGCACCTGGTGCTCGCCACCGAGTCCGGCCTGGTGAAGAAGACCGCGATGACGGCCTTCGACTCCAGCCGCACCGGCGGCATCATCGCGATCAACCTGCGCGACGTGGACGGGCCGGAGGGCCCGCAGCCGGACCGCGTGATCGCCGCCCGCGCCGTGAACAGCGAGGACGAGATCCTGCTGGTCTCCCGCAACGGCCAGTCGGTGCGGATGCCGGCCGACGACGCCACGCTGCGGCCCACCGGCCGCGCCACCAGCGGCGTCACCGGCATGAAGTTCCGCCACGACGACCGCCTTCTGGCGATGGACGTGGTGCGCCCGGACTCCTTCGTGGTCACGGTGACCGACGGCGGCTTCGCCAAGCGCACCAGCGTGGACGAGTACCGCCTGCAGGGCCGTGGCGGCCTGGGGATCCGGGTGGCGAAGCTGCCCGATGACCGCGGCCACCTGGCGGGCGCCGCCGTGGTGGAGGAGTCCGACGAGCTGCTGGTGGTGATGGAGCGCGGCCGCGTGGTCCGCTCGAAGGTCGCCGAGGTGCCGGCCAAGGGCCGCACCACCATGGGCGTCACCTTCGCCAAGCCGGACAAGGGCGACCGCATCCTGCTGGTCACCACCGGCCCGGAGTCCGAGGTGGACGAGACCGAGGCCGAGGCGCCCGAGATCGTCGACGCGGAGCCGAGCGCGGGCGCCGCAGAGGGTGCTGCGGGCGAGGATGCTGTGGAGATCTCCGTCCACTCCGGCTCCGCGGACGCGGACGGCGAGGGCGATGTTCTAGGCTCGGAGCAGTCCGATGCGTCGTCGACCGGCGACGCCGATACCCACGAGGAGTGA
- a CDS encoding DUF3566 domain-containing protein — protein MSTSDSRTTTGSADPAESTSTLPAFDGTSSPSTSSAEPAPTTGETSMGAGRGSASRGASRSPKKTPPLAAAAETERRGPRRVRLTLARLDPFSVMKLSFLAAIAIGIATVVAVILLWNLVEAIGLWSQIDQLGRDLNGGDPLPFMEFFSFSKMTSYGTIVAVVNVVIITALGTLLAFLYNLVAALLGGLKMTFTDE, from the coding sequence GTGAGCACCAGTGACTCCAGGACCACCACCGGGAGCGCCGACCCGGCCGAGTCCACGTCCACGCTCCCGGCCTTCGACGGCACCTCCAGCCCGTCGACCTCGTCGGCGGAGCCCGCCCCCACCACGGGCGAGACGTCGATGGGCGCGGGCAGGGGCTCCGCGTCCCGCGGCGCCAGCCGCAGCCCGAAGAAGACCCCGCCCCTCGCCGCCGCGGCGGAGACCGAGCGGCGCGGCCCCCGCCGGGTGCGCCTCACCCTGGCCCGGCTGGACCCGTTCTCGGTGATGAAGCTGTCCTTCCTGGCGGCGATCGCGATCGGCATCGCCACCGTGGTGGCCGTGATCCTGCTGTGGAACCTGGTCGAGGCGATCGGGCTGTGGAGCCAGATCGACCAGCTGGGCAGGGACCTCAACGGCGGCGACCCGCTGCCCTTCATGGAGTTCTTCAGCTTCTCGAAGATGACCAGCTACGGCACCATCGTCGCCGTGGTGAACGTCGTGATCATCACGGCACTCGGCACCCTGCTGGCCTTCCTGTACAACCTGGTGGCCGCCCTGCTGGGCGGGCTGAAGATGACCTTCACCGACGAGTGA
- a CDS encoding aminoacyl-tRNA deacylase, giving the protein MSELRAREALDSSGLPYEITRHGRVGSLAEAAAARGVEPRDIVKTLVVRRGEGDFLFVLVPGDREISWPRLRALLGVNRLSMPDKEVAREVTGYERGTITPFGATTAWPVIADASLTGDPARRISLGAGAHGVAATVPAEQALAHLGAQIAEITELQAS; this is encoded by the coding sequence ATGAGCGAACTGCGCGCCCGCGAGGCGCTGGACTCCTCCGGCCTGCCCTACGAGATCACCCGGCACGGCCGCGTGGGCTCCCTCGCCGAGGCGGCCGCGGCCCGCGGCGTCGAGCCCCGCGACATCGTCAAGACTCTCGTGGTGCGGCGCGGGGAGGGAGACTTCCTGTTCGTGCTGGTGCCGGGGGACCGCGAGATCTCCTGGCCCCGGCTGCGGGCGCTGCTGGGCGTGAACCGGCTGTCCATGCCGGACAAGGAGGTCGCCCGCGAGGTCACCGGCTACGAGCGCGGCACGATCACGCCCTTCGGCGCCACCACCGCCTGGCCCGTGATCGCCGACGCCTCCCTCACCGGGGATCCGGCGCGCCGGATCTCGTTGGGCGCCGGCGCGCACGGCGTCGCCGCGACCGTGCCCGCCGAGCAGGCCCTCGCCCACCTGGGCGCGCAGATCGCCGAGATCACCGAGCTCCAGGCCTCCTGA